Sequence from the Seonamhaeicola sp. ML3 genome:
AATGATATTACCAAGGAAGATTATCAAGAACATTTAATAAATAGTTCGGTTTTAGAAGTAATGCATCGTGAAAAAGTGCGTTCTGGCGATACGTTTTATATTCCAACAGGAAGAGTTCATGCGATAGGGGCAGGCGTTTTATTGGCTGAGATACAACAAACATCGGATGTTACTTATAGGATTTATGATTATGACAGAGTAGATGCTAAAACAGGCAAAAAAAGAGATTTGCATAACGATTTGGCTATAGATGTACTAGATTTTCAAGCCCAAGAAAGCTACAAAGCAGATTATGAGCTTGAGGTCAATAAATTCAATACCTTAGTACATTCCCCATACTTTAAGACGAATATTGTTCAGCTAAAAGGGCATGTAGAAAAAGACTATAGTAAATTGGACTCTTTTGTAATTTTTATGTGTGTAGAGGGTAATGCTGAGGTTGTCTATCTTGAAGAAACTTATACACTTGATTATGGAGAAACCATTTTATTACCCGCTTGTTTGGATGCTGTGGTAATTAAATCGAACAGTGCGAAATTATTAGAGGTTTATTATTAATTAATAAATTTACAAAAAGTAAAAGGTCTTCAAACTTGAAGACCTTTTTTTGGTTGATTAATATTTTGCCGATAGCGAGGAAATCTTTGAGTAAAAGATTACTGTTTACTACCTCTTTTTGATACTGCCAGAAACATTGTTGCTTTTATTCACTGTTTCTGGATCACCATAATATTTTATATCCCCGCCGCTAGAGGCTTTTGCGATTAGTTCTTTGGAGGTATTTACAGTAATGTCAGCACCACTAGAAGCTCTTACGTTACTTGTTTCGGCCTCCAGATTACCAGATTTTATATCACTTCCGCTTGTCGCTTCAGCGACAAGGTTTTTGGTTTTCCCCGACAGCTTTAAATCGCTACCACTGGTTGATTTACAATTTAAGTGAGATGTGTTTACTTGTAGTGTCATGTCACTGCCACTCGTTGTTTTAATTGTTAATTCGTCCGCAGTAATGGTATTGGTGGAATGTATATCGCTACCACTGGTGGAAATGATGTTAGAAATGTCTTTAAAGCTAACATGTACCTTTTTGGCAGAATATCTTGAAATACTCTGTTTGGTATGGATTTTTAAAACACCATTTTCAATTTCGGTAAGAATGATATCGTGCAGGTTTTCGTCGGCTTCAACAGCGATACTTTCCTCATTGCTTTGAGTTAAGTATACATTTAAGCCTTCGGTAGCTTTAATTGTGCTAAAAGTTCCAGAAACATCTCTTTCCTCGGTAATTACGTTTCCATTTCCTTTTACACCGTTGCTAATGTTAATGTCAAAATTACACGATACTAAGAAAAGGCTTAATATGGCGGCAATAATAATTTTGATTAGAGTTGTCATGATTATTCGTTTTTTGATTGTGATTTGATGTTTTTGTTTTTTTACTTCTTCAAATGTCTTTTAAATAAATGTCCTTTTTTAAATTAAGCGTATGAATTGTCGGTTTTTAATGATGAATTGTTAATCGTCTCTGGTTTTGATTTTCACACCATCAGAATTTATATCTACCTGTACTTCTTCGCTTTCGCTTTTAACACCATTGTTGTCTACTTTAATGCTTAACACTTCACTTTTTATTTGTATACCTTCATCGTTGATTTTTATTCCAGAGGTGTTATCGTGAACATCAACGTCAACATCAAAAGAATCTTCTGTTGGGCAATCCAAGCAAACGGTGTCATCTTCAATAATTTTCAGGAATAGATTTGTTTGTTTTCCAGGAACAATGTTGTTTCTGTTCTTGTAGTAATTTAAGAACGATTTGGTATTGTTATTAAAGTTTACAATGGTGCCTTCAGGTAAATATAAAATGGCGGTTACATCCTGGTCACTTGTTTTGTTTTCAACTGGAGTTGACAAGAAAGTGTCAAGTAATAAAGTGCCATTAACCAAACGATAACCATAATTGATATTCTTGGCACGTTCAGAAGCTATTTCGTAACTGCTTCCATCAGCACTTTTTCTTATATGAATCGCGCCAACAGAATCTGTTGTAGACCGTACAGTAATTCTAACATCAGAATTATAAATGGTTCGTTCCCCGTTTTCGTTAGTAGCAATTTTAAAATTTCTTCTATTACGGTAATACCCATCCATAATATCATTATTTACCATTTTTACTTTGAGCGTGTCTTGAGCTTTAATATTTAGTTCATGCTTTTCTGTGTAAAACTCGTCATGGCTATGCTCGCTAATTTCACGAACTCCAAAAACCGTAAGACCTATAATTGATATTAACCAAACACCCAAAAGTGTAAATTTCGCAGGGTTACCAATAGACTTAGAGTTGTTGATTAAGATTTTTATACCCAAATAGAAAAGGAAGAAGAACGGTATTCCTACGGCAAATAACGTGAATAGAGATACCAACCATATTGGAGAATCTCCAGAATTAAACATATAGACATTCTCTGTCCATGGAATGTCAACAAAGTCTATAACACCAACCGATAGAAGGGAAACTGCTAAGGAAATAATAGTTATTGCTCCTATAAATATTAATAATACGCCAATGAGCTTGGCAAATATTTTAAAGAAGAACATAAAAATCTCACCTATAGTCTCGAAAAAAGCACTAGAAGAAGATTTTGCCTTTTTAGTATGCTTTTTAAAATCTACATTTTTTGCAGCTTCTGAGGCACTTTTAGCAGCTCCGGAAACGGTATCGGACACATTTTTTGCAACATCAGTAACGGTTTCAGTAACATTGTCGAGCCCATCCTTGATTTTTTTTTCAATATTACTAATGTTTACAGGCTCCCCCGTCATCATTATTTTTTCAGCTGTCGTCTTGGCCTCAGGAACTAAAATCCATAAAAGGATATAGAGTAACACACCTGTTCCAGCGGCACTAAACAAGATGACCCAAGCTAAACGTACCCAAATGGCATCTATGCCAAAGTAATGCCCTAGACCAGAAGATACACCACCAACATAAGAGTTGTCGGTATCTCTAAAAAGTTTTTTTGTAGGAGCATGCGTTCTTTTTTGAGATGATGATGCTTGAGGTTCATCTTCAAATATCTCATCGTCAACTAGGTAATCCTCGGGTTGTCCCATAATGGCAATTACCTCGTCTACCTCTTTAATACGTATAACTTCTTTATGGTTTTGTACACGCTCGTTAAAAAGTTCAGCAATTCTAGCTTCAATATCAGCTATAATTTCAGAGCGTCCTTGAGAGTCTGTAAATGAACGTTTTATAGCCTCAAGATAGCGTTGTAATTTAAGGTAAGCATCTTCATCAATGTGGAAAAAGATACCTGCTAAATTTATGTTGACTGTTTTATTCATTTTTTTGTTGTTTTTTGGCTTGTTACTATGTTAACGGCGTTTTGTAGTTCGCTCCAAGTAGTATTTAATTCTTGTAAAAAAAGTTTTCCGGTTTCTGTTAAACCATAATATTTTCTTGGTGGTCCAGAGGTTGATTCTTCCCATCTGTAATTCAAGAGTCCAGCGTTTTTTAGTCGCGTTAGTAGCGGGTAAATTGTTCCTTCAACTACTAGCAACTTGGCGTCTTTTAAAGTGCTTAAGATTTCTGCAACGTAAGCATCGTCATCTTTCAAGACAGAAAGTATGCAGAACTCCAAAACTCCTTTACGCATTTGTGCTTTTGTGTTTTCTATCTTCATAGTATCATTTCGTTTAATATTTTAAGACTGTTCATTTTTTGATTGATTTGATTGATGATTGATTATTTTGATGAAATTGATTTTTGTTTTATGGCGCCTGCCTAACGCGGATCAGGCATTACTTTAAAAAATTTATGGTTAACGGATATCTATAATATTCTCCATCTCTGGCCTTTAAGCTCGCGATTACAATAAATATCAGCTCAAATATAAAAGCTAAAATGGCAAAGGCTCCCAAAGCACCACCTATATAAAGTAGGGGGGAAGGTTTACCTAAGTTAATATGAAAATCCTGGAATCCATGAAAATCTATAAAGTCTATACCGTGAAATACTTTAAAAATAAAAAACGGAATAGTTAAGGTGCCTATAATAACGGCATATAGCAAAATGCTGATCTGAAAGTTTATGGCTTGCTTACCATGATAATCAACAAACTCAGATTTATCTTTATTGGTTACCCAAAGAATGATGGGGCCAATAAAGTTTCCAAACGGGATAATAAACCTACTAAAGGTCGATAAGTGAATAAAGGTTGCAATGTTTTTTTGATGATTATTTAACATGATTTTTTTGATTGATATAAAAACATATAATAGTTTCTTATGCAAATATATGTCTAAAATAAGGTACTTTGTTACGCATAGTACTTAAAATTAACATAATTTTAACATTTAAAGTTGTTTTTTTATTTCATAAATTAGACAAGAATTAAAGTTTTAAATATGAAGTTAACTCCCAGTAAACTAAATACTTTCAGTATGTTTAAGCTGCCCGCTGCCTATTTATGCGGAGTAAGAGTAAAGGAGCTAAATGCAAAAAAGTGTATGGTTTCTGTGAAACACCGTTGGATCAATCAGAATCCATTTAAATCTATGTTTTGGGCTGTTCAGGGTATGGCTGCAGAACTTTCTACTGCTGCTATAATGATTGGTAAAATTCAGGACTCTGGAAAAAGCATCTCTATGCTGGTGGTTTCAAATGAAGCCAAGTACACCAAAAAAGCCACGGGAAGAATCAATTTTACCTGCGCTCAAGGAGAGCTCATTGATAAAATCCTTAATAAGGCTATCGAAACAGGTGAAGGACAAACCATTTGGTTAGAATCTGTTGGGGTGAATGAAGAAGGAATTGCCGTTTCTATCTTTAGATTTGAGTGGAGTGTGAAATTGAAAAACAGATAGTTATGGCAATGTATTTTAAGAGATATTGGGATGAAGATAGGGAAGATGAATTTGGAAACTGGGGAAAGTCAGTTTGGTTCTTTGAAGTTGAGAAATCTGGTTTTATTTCTAAGCAAATTGAAAAATACAAAAATGGTAAAATATTAAAATATGACCAGCAGAATAAAGAGGATGAATTTGGGATGCTAGGAGATCAGCAATTAGATGTTAGCGAGTTTTTAGACTTTGAGATATCAAAGGAAGAATTTGAAATTGTCTGGGATGATTGAAATAATTGGATTTGCGTTGTAACAAAATATTAATCATATCAACTTATAAACGAATCAAACAAAAAACAAAAAATGACAGCACACGAAATTGATTATACTATCTACGGTGAAGAGATGCAATACGTAGAAATAGAACTAGACCCTCAAGAAGCCGTAATTGCAGAGGCAGGAAGTTTTATGATGATGGATGAAGGCATTAAAATGGAAACCATTTTTGGCGATGGTTCTCAAAAAGATACGGGATTCTTAGGCAAGATTTTAGGAGCCGGTAAACGCATCTTAACTGGGGAGAGTCTATTTATGACTGCTTTTTACAATGAAATCATTGGTAAGAGAAAAGTCTCTTTTGCTTCGCCATATCCTGGAAAAATTGTTCCCATAGATTTAACGCAGTTCGGAGGGAAGTTTGTTTGCCAGAAAGATGCATTTTTATGTGCAGCCAAAGGCGTAAGTGTAGGTATAGAGTTCTCGAAAAAATTAGGACGCGGATTTTTTGGAGGTGAAGGGTTTATTATGCAGAAATTAGAAGGTGATGGTATGGCCTTTGTGCATGCCGGAGGTACAATGGCTAAAAAGGAATTAATGGCCGGAGAGACTTTAAAAGTCGATACGGGATGTATTGTTGGTTTTGACCATACAGTAGATTATGATATCGAGTTTGTAGGTGGTATAAAGAATACCATTTTTGGAGGTGAAGGTTTGTTCTTTGCCACACTTCAAGGGCCTGGAACAGTTTACATACAATCCTTGCCCTTTAGCAGATTAGCTGGAAGAGTCTTGGCCTCGGCACCGCAAGGCGGAGGTAAAAACAAAGGTGAAGGAAGTATTCTTGGTGGAATAGGGGATTTACTAGATGGAGATAACAGATTTTAAATGTTAAATTTAGGCCAAATAAGATTTTTGATTGTAAATTTCACTAAATTTACCTCTAGAATATTTAAATCGAAGCCTATAAAATAAATCTACTTTTTAATTTAAAACCAAAACCTTAATATAATATGGCGAGAGCAATGTTAGAGTATACCAAGACTGTACTTAATAAAGTTAGTTTTGATGCTACGTTGTTTTGCAAAGAAGTACAAAAAGCAGTGTCCAGACTACTGCCCTACGAGATTGAAGAGCTTAAAATTTATATCATGTCTCTAGTACAGCAAAACCCTGAATTAAATCAATGTTTAATTTATTTAAAACCATAAAAGAAAAGCGACCCTGAGGTCGCTTTTTTTATGCTTTTATTTGTTTGGTAACGGACTTATAATTTTTACATCTTGAAATGCAATAGCTCCTCTAATAATTCCTGAAATAACATCTTGTAAGGCTTCTATTATCTGCATTTTAAGTTCACTTTTATGGTAAATAATGCTGACTTCTCTTGCTGGTGATGGCTCTTTGAAGTAATGTAGGTTTTCTTTTTCTTTTTCTCTTACATCTATGGTGTGTAAATATGGAAGAAGCGTCATACCTAAACCTTCATTAGAAAGTTTAATCAAGGTTTCAATACTTCCGCTTTCCAATTGAAATTTATCGTCTACATGGTTTTTAAAAACTTTACACAGGTTTATTACTCCATCTCTAAAACAATGGCCATCCTCAAGGAGTAAAATGTCGTCAATTTCTAAATCAGATGCGTCTATTTTGCCATGTCCGTGTAGTTTGTGGTTTTTTGGGATATAGCTAACAAAAGGTTCAAAATAAAGTACCCGTTCTTTAATGTTATCATCTTCTAAAGGCGTAGCAGCAATGGCAGCATCTAAATGTCCATCTTTAATACGTGCCATAATCTCTTCTGTGGTTAACTCTTCTATTTTGAGTTTTACCTTAGGATGTTTTTTAATAAATGTTTTTAAAAACATTGGCAAAAGTGTAGGCATTATGGTTGGTATGATTCCAAGTTTAAATTCGCCTCCAATGAAACCCTTCTGTTGATCTACAATATCTTGGATTCTATAAGATTCGTTTACGATATTTCTAGCTTGGGTTACAATTTTTTTACCCACCTCTGTTAATTCAATAGGCTTTTTGCTTCTATCAAAAATCTGGACATCTAATTGGTCTTCTAATTTTTGAATCTGCATACTCAATGTTGGTTGGGTTACAAAACACTTTTCTGCCGCTTTGGTGAAATTTTGGTGTTCAGCTACAGCTAAAACGTAGTATAATTGTGTAATTGTCATTGTTGCTAGTTAAGGTTATAAAAGTATATAAACAATTGATAAAAACTATAATAAAGATTGTCAATTATAAATTAATTTTGGAATAGTTTATTATTATAGTTTTGTTTTTGAGATTATATAAATAACGGACGAAAATGTTAAACGTTTCGTAATAATTTACCTAGTAAGCGAATTGATTCATTTTGTCTTCATGACATGATAAGAGATGCGTTATAATAAGCCTCTTGCTTTTATCTCTAAATACTTATTTATCGTATCTATAGTTAAATTCTCTGGGGTAGTAAGTATAGAGTAGATACCATATTTTTTCAGCTCGTTGACTATCAGGCGTTTTTCGAAAGCAAATTTTTCAGCGATAACCTTATCGTAGGCTTGTTGAACGGTTTCGGCTTTATTCCTTATGAGACTATTTAGTTCGGTATTCTTAAAAAATATAACAACAAGAAGATGGCTTTTAG
This genomic interval carries:
- a CDS encoding type I phosphomannose isomerase catalytic subunit; its protein translation is MALYPLKFSPLFKYRIWGGVKLKTHLNKDYLEENIGESWEVSDVKGDETTVLNGALSGKTLRALIAEYKGDFVGESVYEKFGNEFPLLIKFIDAKTPLSIQVHPSNEIAKVRHNAFGKNEMWYVMQADDEAELIIGFENDITKEDYQEHLINSSVLEVMHREKVRSGDTFYIPTGRVHAIGAGVLLAEIQQTSDVTYRIYDYDRVDAKTGKKRDLHNDLAIDVLDFQAQESYKADYELEVNKFNTLVHSPYFKTNIVQLKGHVEKDYSKLDSFVIFMCVEGNAEVVYLEETYTLDYGETILLPACLDAVVIKSNSAKLLEVYY
- a CDS encoding head GIN domain-containing protein, with amino-acid sequence MTTLIKIIIAAILSLFLVSCNFDINISNGVKGNGNVITEERDVSGTFSTIKATEGLNVYLTQSNEESIAVEADENLHDIILTEIENGVLKIHTKQSISRYSAKKVHVSFKDISNIISTSGSDIHSTNTITADELTIKTTSGSDMTLQVNTSHLNCKSTSGSDLKLSGKTKNLVAEATSGSDIKSGNLEAETSNVRASSGADITVNTSKELIAKASSGGDIKYYGDPETVNKSNNVSGSIKKR
- a CDS encoding PspC domain-containing protein; translation: MNKTVNINLAGIFFHIDEDAYLKLQRYLEAIKRSFTDSQGRSEIIADIEARIAELFNERVQNHKEVIRIKEVDEVIAIMGQPEDYLVDDEIFEDEPQASSSQKRTHAPTKKLFRDTDNSYVGGVSSGLGHYFGIDAIWVRLAWVILFSAAGTGVLLYILLWILVPEAKTTAEKIMMTGEPVNISNIEKKIKDGLDNVTETVTDVAKNVSDTVSGAAKSASEAAKNVDFKKHTKKAKSSSSAFFETIGEIFMFFFKIFAKLIGVLLIFIGAITIISLAVSLLSVGVIDFVDIPWTENVYMFNSGDSPIWLVSLFTLFAVGIPFFFLFYLGIKILINNSKSIGNPAKFTLLGVWLISIIGLTVFGVREISEHSHDEFYTEKHELNIKAQDTLKVKMVNNDIMDGYYRNRRNFKIATNENGERTIYNSDVRITVRSTTDSVGAIHIRKSADGSSYEIASERAKNINYGYRLVNGTLLLDTFLSTPVENKTSDQDVTAILYLPEGTIVNFNNNTKSFLNYYKNRNNIVPGKQTNLFLKIIEDDTVCLDCPTEDSFDVDVDVHDNTSGIKINDEGIQIKSEVLSIKVDNNGVKSESEEVQVDINSDGVKIKTRDD
- a CDS encoding PadR family transcriptional regulator; the encoded protein is MKIENTKAQMRKGVLEFCILSVLKDDDAYVAEILSTLKDAKLLVVEGTIYPLLTRLKNAGLLNYRWEESTSGPPRKYYGLTETGKLFLQELNTTWSELQNAVNIVTSQKTTKK
- a CDS encoding DUF4870 domain-containing protein → MLNNHQKNIATFIHLSTFSRFIIPFGNFIGPIILWVTNKDKSEFVDYHGKQAINFQISILLYAVIIGTLTIPFFIFKVFHGIDFIDFHGFQDFHINLGKPSPLLYIGGALGAFAILAFIFELIFIVIASLKARDGEYYRYPLTINFLK
- a CDS encoding DUF4442 domain-containing protein, coding for MKLTPSKLNTFSMFKLPAAYLCGVRVKELNAKKCMVSVKHRWINQNPFKSMFWAVQGMAAELSTAAIMIGKIQDSGKSISMLVVSNEAKYTKKATGRINFTCAQGELIDKILNKAIETGEGQTIWLESVGVNEEGIAVSIFRFEWSVKLKNR
- a CDS encoding TIGR00266 family protein, with the protein product MTAHEIDYTIYGEEMQYVEIELDPQEAVIAEAGSFMMMDEGIKMETIFGDGSQKDTGFLGKILGAGKRILTGESLFMTAFYNEIIGKRKVSFASPYPGKIVPIDLTQFGGKFVCQKDAFLCAAKGVSVGIEFSKKLGRGFFGGEGFIMQKLEGDGMAFVHAGGTMAKKELMAGETLKVDTGCIVGFDHTVDYDIEFVGGIKNTIFGGEGLFFATLQGPGTVYIQSLPFSRLAGRVLASAPQGGGKNKGEGSILGGIGDLLDGDNRF
- a CDS encoding hydrogen peroxide-inducible genes activator, yielding MTITQLYYVLAVAEHQNFTKAAEKCFVTQPTLSMQIQKLEDQLDVQIFDRSKKPIELTEVGKKIVTQARNIVNESYRIQDIVDQQKGFIGGEFKLGIIPTIMPTLLPMFLKTFIKKHPKVKLKIEELTTEEIMARIKDGHLDAAIAATPLEDDNIKERVLYFEPFVSYIPKNHKLHGHGKIDASDLEIDDILLLEDGHCFRDGVINLCKVFKNHVDDKFQLESGSIETLIKLSNEGLGMTLLPYLHTIDVREKEKENLHYFKEPSPAREVSIIYHKSELKMQIIEALQDVISGIIRGAIAFQDVKIISPLPNK